The Streptomyces sp. NBC_00597 DNA segment GAGCGTTACTGAGGGCACTGTCACCCGCTGGCTGAAGGCCGAGGGCGAGCGCGTCGAGGCCGACGAGCCGCTGCTCGAAGTCTCGACCGACAAGGTCGACACCGAGATCCCGTCCCCCGTGTCCGGCATCCTGGCCGCCATCAAGGTCGCCGAGGACGAGACCGTCGAGGTCGGCGCCGAGCTGGCCGTCATCGACGACGGCTCCGGCGCGCCGGCTGCCGCCGAGGCCGCGGCCCCGGCACCGGCAGCAGTCGCCGAGGTTCCGGCCGCGCCGGCCCCGGTCGCCGAGGCCCCCGCCGCCCCGGCCCCGATCGCGGAGGCTCCGGCCGCCGCTGCACCTGCCGCCTCCGGCACGGACGTCGTTCTCCCCGCCCTGGGCGAGAGCGTCACCGAGGGCACCGTCACCCGCTGGCTGAAGCAGGTCGGCGAGTCCGTCGAGGCCGACGAGCCGCTGCTCGAAGTCTCCACGGACAAGGTCGACACCGAGATCCCCGCGCCGGTCTCCGGCACGCTGCTGGAGATCCGGATCGGCGAGGACGGGACCGCCGAGGTCGGCGCCGTCCTGGCCGTCATCGGTGCCGCCGGTGCCGCCCCGGCCGCCGCTCCGGCTCCGGCCGCCGCTGCTCCGGCCGCCGCCCCGGCGCCGGTCGCGGCTGCGCCTGCCGCTCCGGCTCCGGTCGCCGCCCCGGCTCCGGTCGCCGCCCCGGCTCCCGTGGCCGCTCCGGCTCCCGTTGCCGCTCCGGCTCCGGTCGCCGCCCCCGCCGCTCCGGCTTCCGCCGGTGACGAGGGCGCGTACGTGACCCCGCTGGTGCGCAAGCTCGCCTCGGAGTCCGGCGTCAACCTGGCTTCGGTCTCGGGCACCGGTGTCGGTGGCCGCATCCGCAAGCAGGACGTCCTGGCCGCCGCCGAGGCCGCCAAGGCCGCCGCTGCCGCCCCGACTCCGGCCGCCGCCCCGGCCGCGAAGGCCCCGGCTGCCGCCGCGGTCTCCGAGCTGCGCGGTCAGACCGTCAAGATGACCCGCATGCGCAAGGTCATCGGCGACAACATGATGAAGGCGCTGCACTCGCAGGCTCAGCTCAGCTCCGTGGTCGAGGTGGACATCACCAAGATCATGAAGCTGCGCGAGCAGGCCAAGGCGTCCTTCCTGGCCCGTGAGGGCGTCAAGCTCTCGCCGATGCCGTTCTTCGTCAAGGCCGCCGCCCAGGCGCTGAAGGCCCACGCGGTCGTCAACGCCCGGATCAACGACGACGAGGGCACCATCACCTACTTCGACTCGGAGAACATCGGCATCGCCGTGGACTCCGAGAAGGGCCTGATGACCCCGGTCATCAAGGGTGCCGGCGACCTCAACCTGGCGGGCATCTCCAAGGCGACCGCCGACCTGGCCTCCAAGGTCCGCGGCAACAAGATCACGCCGGACGAGCTGTCGGGCGCGACCTTCACCATCAGCAACACCGGTTCGCGCGGTGCGCTGTTCGACACGGTCATCGTGCCCCCGAACCAGGTCGCCATCCTGGGCATCGGTGCCACGGTCAAGCGTCCGATGGTCATCGAGACCCCCGAGGGCACCGTCATCGGCGTCCGCGACATGACGTACCTGACCCTGTCCTACGACCACCGCCTGGTGGACGGTGCGGACGCGGCCCGGTACCTCTCGGCCGTCAAGGCGATCCTCGAAGCGGGCGAGTTCGAGGTCGAGCTCGGCCTCTAAGGCGCACGCCGCACCGGCAGCCCCTCGTACGGCGCCCCCGCCCGGAACCACTTCGGGCGGGGGCGCCGTCGTCATACCCTGGTGGGTCCATGTGTGACATCTCGGGGGGCGTCGTATGGCACGGGCACGGGTGACGGATCTCGTCGTGGTACTGCCGGGCATCTTGGGCAGCCGGCTGGCGGACGCCGACGGCGGGGCCGTCTGGGACCTGGCGGGCGCGGACCTGTTACGCGGCCTGCGGACCTTCGGCCGTTCCCTGAGCGCCCTGCGCCTCCCGAAGGACATCGGCGACGGGGATCCGGGAGACGGCGTCGTCCCCGTGGGCCTGATGCCCGACCTGCACGCCCTGCCCGGCATCTGGGGCCCGGTGGACGGTCACACGGACCTGTTGCGCTGGCTGGAGCGCCGTTTCACCCTGTCCGTTTCGGACAACCTCCTCACCTTCCCGTACGACTGGCGGTTGTCCTGCCGGTACAACGCGGAGCGGCTGAAGGGCCGGATCGACCTGGAGCTGGAGCGCTGGCGGGCCTCGGCGCCCGAGCGGCGCGAGGCTCAGGTGGTCTTCCTCTGCCATGCGATGGGCGGGCTGGTGGCCCGGCAGTACGTGGAGCGCCTCGGCGGCCACGAGGTCACCCGCCGCCTGATCACGCTGGGCACGCCGCACCGTGGCTGTGTGGAGGCCCTGGTCGGCCTGGTCGACGCCGGGGACCCCCTGGGCCTGGGCCCGGACCTCGGCGCGTTCGCCCGCAGTCTGCCGTCCCTGCACCAGCTGGCCCCCGACTACGCCTGCCTGGCGGGCTCCGACGGCCTCGCGCACCCCCGCGACCTGCCGGGGCTGCCCGGCGTCGACGCGGCCCTGCTGGCGGACGCGGCCCGCTTCCACGCGGACCTGCGCAGCGCCCCGCCGCGGGCCGAGCTGCGGGTGGTCGTCGGGGTCGGCCAGCCCACGGCGACGACCGCGACCTGCGACGGGGAGCGCCTGACCCTCCTGGAGGAGGCCGATGGTGACGGCACGGTGCCGCGCCCGGCGGCCCTCCCGGCGCAGCCGCCCGGCGACGGCGGCGCGGCCACCGAGTCCTTCGCCGCGTACGAGCAGCACGGCTCGCTGCACAACAACCGGGCCGTACGGGCAGCCCTGCGGGGCTTCCTGGGCGATGAGCGGGACCGGCGCACGGTCCCCGCGGACCCGGCAGCCGGGCTGGGCGTGCGGGCGCCCGCCGTGCTGGCCGCGGGGGCCCCGTACGAGGTCACGGTCACGGCCCCCGGCGAGGGGCTGCGGCTGATGGCGGAACTGCGCCCTACCGACGGCGGGAGCCCGACGGCCCGCCCCCTGCGGGGCCTGGGCGGCGGCCGCTACTCCGTCGCGTTCGCGCCGCCGCAGCCGGGCGCCTACCGCCTGACGGTGGGCTCGGTCACGGCTCTTGTAACCAGCCTCACCCAACGGCCCTGACCAGGAAGGCATCCCGGCGGGCTACTGCGCCGTATTGTCTACGCATCGAAGCGATCGTGCCGTCACAGGAGATGAAGCCCGGATGATCACCCCACCCGTCGTGCACTCGCTGCGCGAGCAGATCCGCGAGCACATCGTGGAGGGGATCGTCAGCGGGCGCTGGAAGCCCGGTGAGCGGATCGTGGAGCGTCGGATCGCCGTGGAACTGGAGGTCAGCCAGACGCCGGTGCGCGAGGCGCTGCGCGAGCTGGAGACGCTGCGGCTGATCGAGTCGGCGCCGAACAAGGGCGTGCGCGTACGGAACCTGTCGGCGGCCGACCTGGAGGAGATCTACCCGGTCCGGGCCGGTCTGGAGCAGATCGCGGCAGAGCTGGCCGCACCCCGGCTGGCGGCCGACTGCTCGACGCTGGAGCCGCACGTGGCGGCCCTGTGGGAGGCCGACCGGATCGAGGACGGGACCGCGCAGGTGCGGCACACCGTGGGCTTCCACCGGGAGCTGGTGCGGGCGGCCGGGAACAGCGTGCTGCTGCACACCTGGGAGAGCCTGGGCATCGAGGTCTTCACGGCCCTGTCCATCCGCTGGCTGGGAACCGTCCAGAAGTCGTACGCGGAGGAGCACGCGGCCCTCGTGGAGGCGTTCCGCAATCAGGATCCGGACATCGGCGTGCTGGTGAAGCGGCACGTCCTGGGGTGCGCGCCCCGCGCCTGACGGTCGCACCGACAGGTTGGTTCGTCCCGTTTTACCCGGCACCGGGTGCCTATTTTCATGGCACCGGGTGCCGACTTTCGGCCGCTGGACATTTCTTCGCCACATTCATTTGATCGATCATCGATCAGCGATTTACAGTCGACGACGGACCCCACCCGGGTCCACCGACCCTGTCCTGCCCGTCAGGGATTTTTCACCACCTCTCCTTTGTCCGGAAGGCGGCGCACACCGATGTCCGACCCCGTAGGAAAGCTTCCGAGCGAGCTCGACCAGCTCCCGGACCGCGACACCGAGGAGACCGCCGAATGGGCGGCCTCCCTCGACGCCGTCGCCAAGGCCGCCGGTACGCGCCGCGCCGAATACCTGCTCCGCCGCACCCTCCAGCACGCCGAGGCCGCCGGCCTCGCCCTGCCGAAGCTGCTGGAGACGGACTACGTCAACACCATCCCCACCTCCGCCGAGCCCGAGTTCCCGGGTGACGAGGAGATGGAAGCCAAGATCACCGCATGGAACCGCTGGAACGCGGCGGCCATGGTGACCCGCGGCTCCAAGTACGGCGTCGGCGGCCACATCGCCACCTTCGCCTCGGCGGCCTGGCTCTACGAGACCGGCTTCCAGCACTTCTTCCGCGGGAAGGAGGCCGACGGATCCGGCGACCAGCTCTACATCCAGGGCCACGCCTCCCCCGGCATCTACGCCCGCGCCTTCCTCGACGGGCGCATCTCCGAGCAGCAGCTCGACAACTTCCGCCAGGAGGCCGGCGGCAACGGCCTGCCGTCCTACCCCCACCCGCGGCGCCTGCCCTGGCTGTGGGAGTTCCCGACGGTCTCCATGGGTCTCGGCCCGCTGTCCGCGATCTACCAGGCGCGCTTCAACCGCTACCTGCAGAACCGCAGCATCAAGGACACCGCCAACTCGCACGTCTGGGCCTTCCTCGGCGACGGCGAGATGGACGAGCCGGAGTCGACCGCCGCCCTGGCCCTCGCCTCCCGCGAGCAGCTGGACAACCTGACCTTCGTCATCAACTGCAACCTGCAGCGCCTCGACGGTCCGGTCCGCGCGAACTTCCGCGTCGTCCAGGAGCTGGAGGCCCAGTTCCGCGGCGCCGGCTGGAACGTCATCAAGTCGCTGTGGGGCTCCGCCTGGGACGAGCTGTTCCAGCTCGACACCACGGGCGCCCTCGTACGCCGCCTGCGCGAGGTACCGGACGCGCAGTTCCAGACGTACGCGACCCGCGACGTGGCCTACATCCGCCAGCACTTCTTCGGCGCCAACGCCGAGCTCGTGCAGCTGGCCGGGGTGCTCTCCGACGCGAAGATCGCCGAGTGCTTCCACAGCTCCCGCGGCGGCCACGAGCCCCGCAAGGTCTACGCCGCGTACAAGGCCGCCCTGGAGCACAAGGGTGCGCCGACGGTCATCCTCGCGCAGACCGTCAAGGGCTACACGCTGGGCGCCGGGTTCGAGTCGAAGAACGCGAACCACCAGATGAAGAAGCTGACGACCGACGAGTTCAAGAACATGCGCGACCTCCTGGGCCTCCCGATCCCGGACAGCGCCTTCGTCGACGGCAAGGTCCCGTACGGTCACCCGGGCGCGAACAGCCCCGAGGTGCAGTACCTGAACGAGCGCCGCGCGGCCCTCGGCGGCCCCGCCCCGGCCCGCAAGGTCCACCACGTGGCCCTGCCGGCTCCGGCCGAGCGCTCCTTCGCCCCACTGCTCAAGGGCTCCGGCAAGCAGGAGATGGCCACCACCATGGCCTTCGTCCGTCTGGTCAAGGACCTGATGCGCGACAAGGAGACCGGCAAGCGCTGGGTTCCGATCGTCCCCGACGAGGCCCGTACCTTCGGTATGGAGTCCCTGTTCCCGTCGGCCGGCATCTACTCGCCGCTGGGCCAGACGTACGAGCCGGTCGACCGCGACCAGCTCATGTACTACAAGGAAGCCAAGGACGGCCAGATCCTCAACGAGGGGATCACCGAGGCCGGCGCCATGGCCGACTTCATCGCCGCCTGCACGTCGTACGCGACGCACGGCGAGCCGATGATCCCGTTCTACATCTTCTACTCGATGTTCGGCTGGCAGCGCACCGCCGACCAGATGTGGCAGCTCGCCGACCAGCTCGGCAAGGGCTTCATCGTCGGCGCCACCGCCGGCCGCACCACGCTGACCGGTGAGGGCCTCCAGCACGCGGACGGCCACTCCCACCTGATCGCGTCCACGAACCCGGCGTCGCTCAACTACGACCCGGCGTTCGCGTACGAGATCGCGGTGATCGTCAAGGACGGTCTGCGCCGCATGTACGGCGAGAAGCCGGAAGACGTCTTCTACTACCTGACGGTCTACAACGAGCCGAAGCCGCAGCCGGCCATGCCCGAGGGCGTGGAGGAGGGCATCCTCAAGGGTCTGTACCGCTTCAACACGGCGGCGGACCTGGCGGAGGCGGCCCCGGCCGCGGACGCCCCGAAGATCCAGCTGATGGCCTCGGGTACGGCCATCCACTGGGCCCTGGAGGCACAGCAGCTGCTCGCCGCCGACTGGAACGTGGCCGCCGACGTCTGGTCCGCCACCTCCTGGGGCGAACTGCGCCGCGACGCGCTGGAGTGCGACGAGGCGCTGCTGCGCGGCGAGATGCGCACCCCGTTCGTCACCCGCGCCCTGGAGGGCGTCACGAGCCCGGTCCTCGCGGTGTCCGACTGGATGCGCCAGGTCCCGGACCAGATCAGCCAGTGGGTGGAGCAGGACTGGACCTCGCTCGGTACGGACGGCTTCGGCCTGTCCGACACCCGCGAGGGCGCCCGCCGCCACTTCGGCGTCGACGCGCAGTCGATCGTGGTGGCCGCGCTGGCCCAGCTCGCCCGCCGCGGCGAGGTCCCGGCGTCCGCCATCAAGGAGGCGCGCGAGCGTTACGGCCTGTAGCCCTCGGGCACGGGCACGGTAGGCCGAAGGCCGGTGTACGACCTCGTAAACGGGGTCGTACACCGGCCTTTGGCCGTATGCGCGGTGGCGGCGAGGGGGCGCACCCGTGATGCTGGAGCGGTGATGGACGAGACGGAGTTCTGGGAGATCGTCGACCGTACCCGCGAGGCCGCCGAGGGCGACCCCGAGGAGCACGCCGAGCTGCTCGTGGAGCGGCTGGCGCAGCTCGACCCGGACTCCGTCCTGGACTTCGCCCGGCACTTCGAGTCCCGGTACAACCGGGCGTACACGTGGGACCTGTGGGGCGCGGCCTGGGTGCTGCTCGACGGGGCGAGCGACGACGCGTTCGACTACTTCCGGTGCTGGCTGATCGGCCAGGGCCGGGAGGTCTTCGAGGGCGGGGTGCACGACCCCGACGCGCTCGCGGAGCTCCTGGAGGAGTTCGACGAGGAGATCGACGGGGACGGCGAGGAACTGGGGTACGCGGCCGACGAGGCGTACGAACAGCTGACCGGGGCGGTGGCGCCGGACTTGGGGATCGCGCTCCAGGCCGCCGAGCCGGAGGGCACCCCGCTGGACTTCGAGGACGAAGCCGTGCTCGCGGAGCGCTTCCCCCGGCTGTGGGACCGCTTCAGGGGCTGAGCGGCTAGTAGTGCGTACCGCCGTCGATGCGGATCTCCGTACCGGTGATGAAGGCGCCGTCCTCGGAGCCCAGCATGGCGACGACGCCGGCGACGGTCTGCGGACCCGCGAAGCCCTGGCCGAGGGCCGGGGCCAGCTTGGCGAACAGGCTCCAGTCGGTGTCCTCGGGCAGGCCGGGGCCGTTGCCGGTGGTCATGCCGCTCTCGATGGAGCCGGGCGCGACGGCGACGAAGCGCAGGCCCTGCTTGCTGTACTCGGCGGCCAGGGCGTGGGTCATGGACTGGATGCCGCCCTTGCTGGCCGCGTAGGCGGACATGTAGGGGTGGGCGAAGGACGCCGAGGTGGAGCTGAAGTTCACGACGACCGGCTGGTCGCCCTCCAGCAGCGCCGGGAGCGACTCGCGGATCATCAGGAAGGTACCCGTGAGGTTGACCCCGATGACCTGGTTCCAGAAGTCGAGCGTGGTCTGGTGGGTGTGCGCGGAACGCAGGATGCCGGCCGCGTTGACCAGGACGTCGAGCCCGCCGAGGGACTCGACGGCGGCGGCGACACCGCTCCGTACGGCGGCCTCGTCGGATATGTCGAGGACGGCGGTGGTGAGCCGGCCGGCGTGGCCGTCGGCCGCGGCCTGGTCGGCGGTCGCCTTCAGGCCGGCCTCGTTGACGTCCACGGTGTGGACGCGGCCGCCCTCGGCGAGGATGCGGTGGACGGTGGCCCGGCCGATGCCGGAGCCCCCGCCGGTGATGAGGACGCGACGTCCTTCGTAACGGTTCATGGGGCGAGCGTACGAGCATGCGACATGTTTTGCCAGAGTGTCAAAGCATGCAATCCCTCTCATTGCCGAGGGGTAGGCTTCACCCGTGAGATCCCCTCGTCCGTACTCCCCCCTGGCAGGCCCCGGAGCCCAGTCGCTGACCGAGCGCCGCAAGGCCGCCACCCAGCTCGACATCGCCCGCGCGGCCTGCGCCCTGTTCGCCGAACACGGCCCCGACGGCACCACCGCCGAGGACATCGCGCACCGCGCCGGCGTCGCGCTGCGTACGTTCTACCGGTACTTCCGCAACAAGCAGGAGGCCGTGGCCCCGCTGCTCGCCGGCGGCGGCGACGCCTGGCGCGCACTGCTCGCCGAGGAGGACCCCGGCACGCCCCTCGACGAGGCCCTGGAACGCGCGGTGACCCGCTCGCTCAGCGACTCCCGGACGGTCGAGGAGGGCCTGGAGGTCACCCGCGGCCTGCTCCGCGCGGCCCAGGTCGACGAGGCGTTGCGCGCGGTCTGGTACCGGGTGAACCAGGACTCCGAGGAGCGCCTGGTCCCGGTGATCGCCCGGCTGGTCGGCGAGGACGCCGACCCGCTGGGCGTCCGCCTCCTCGCGGCGGCGGCCACAGACGCCATCCGCATCTCCCTGGAACTCTGGTCGACCACGGACGCCCCGGTCTCGGGCACCGGCTGCCCCGCCGAACTCGCGGTCCGCTGCCTGCGCGACCTGACGGGCGCGATGCCGCTGCTCCGCCGGCCCGGAGGAACGGCCGCGGCGCCGGGAGCCTGAACGACGAACGGCCCCGCCGCTCTCCGGGGAGAGCGGCGGGGCCGTTGCGTGCACTGCTTCTTAGATGTCGAAGTACATCTCGAACTCGTGCGGGTGCGGGCGCAGGGCGATCGGGGCGATCTCGTGCGTGCGCTTGTAGTCGATCCAGGTCTCGATCAGGTCGGGGGTGAAGACACCGCCGGCCAGGAGGTACTCGTGGTCGTTCTCCAGGGCCTTGAGGACGTCCTCCAGGCTGGTCGGGACCTGCGGGACGCTCGCGTGCTCGTCGGGGGAGAGCTCGTAGAGGTCCTTGTCGATCGGCTCCATCGGCTCGATCTTGTTCTTGACGCCGTCGAGGCCGGCCAGCAGGAGGGCCGCGAACGCCAGGTACGGGTTCGAGGACGGGTCCGGGGCGCGGAACTCGACGCGCTTGGCCTTCGGGTTCGAGCCCGTGATCGGGATGCGCATGGCGGCCGAGCGGTTGCGCTGCGAGTACACCATGTTGACCGGCGCCTCGAAGCCCGGGACCAGGCGGTGGTACGAGTTCACCGTCGGGTTGGTGAAGGCGAGCAGCGACGGGGCGTGCTTGAGGATGCCGCCGATGTAGTAGCGGGCGGTGTCCGACAGGCCCGCGTAGCCGGCCTCGTCGTAGAACAGCGGGTCGCCGTTCGCCCACAGCGACTGGTGCACGTGCATGCCCGAGCCGTTGTCACCGAAGATCGGCTTCGGCATGAAGGTCGCGGTCTTGCCGTTGCGCCAGGCGACGTTCTTCACGATGTACTTGAAGAGCATCAGGTCGTCGGCCGCGGCGAGCAGTGTGTTGAACTTGTAGTTGATCTCGGCCTGGCCACCGGTGCCGACCTCGTGGTGCTGGCGCTCGACCTGGAGGCCCTGGGCGTCCAGTTCGAGGGAGATCTCGGCGCGCAGGTCGGCGAAGTGGTCGACCGGGGCTACGGGGAAGTAACCACCCTTGTAGCGGACCTTGTAACCACGGTTGTTCTCCTCGGAACCGGTGTTCCAGGCGCCGGCCTCGGAGTCGATGTGGTAGAAGCCCTCGTTCGCGGAGGTCGCGAAGCGCACGCTGTCGAACACGTAGAACTCGGCCTCGGGGCCGAAGTACGCGGTGTCGGCGATGCCGGTGGAGGCGAGGTACGCCTCGGCCTTCTTCGCGATGTTGCGCGGGTCGCGGCTGTAGGCCTCGCCCGTGATCGGGTCGTGGATGAAGAAGTTGATGTTGAGCGTCTTGTCCTTGCGGAACGGGTCCAGACGCGCGGTGGTGATGTCGGCACGCAGCGCCATGTCGGACTCGTGGATCGCCTGGAAGCCGCGGATCGAGGAGCCGTCGAAGGCGAGCTCCTCAGCCGGGTCGAACGCCCGAGCCGGGATGGTGAAGTGCTGCATCACACCAGGCAGGTCGCAGAAGCGGACGTCGACGAACTTGACGTCGTTCTCCTCGATGTACTGCTTCACTTCGTCGGCGTTCTGGAACATCCAACTCCTCCTACTCCCGGCCCCGGGGCAGGGCGGGCTTTATAGCTCGTGGTGCGTCAGTGCGGTGCCGCACGCTGACCCGACCATAAGCAGACGGGATTTCTCAAGCATGACCCATTTGTTTCGCACAAGTTAACCAGGGTCCCGCCGGAAGGCCGTGGAGCCGCACAGGTACCGTGGTCGGGTGGACAACAGGCAAGCACTCGGATCCTGGCTCTCCGGCCCCCGCGCGGCCGCCGAGGACATGGGCGTCGACTTCGGCTACCCGGGCCAGCGGCTCGGACTGCCCCAGGAGGGGTCCGGCTCCGCGGCCCGGTTCGGCCGCCGCTTCGGCGCCGTCGCCATCGACTGGATCGGCTGCCAGGTGATCGCATACGGGCTCATCACCGGCGGCAACGCGACCGCCACGGGCAACTGGACGCTCGCGCTCTTCGTGGTGCTGAGCATCCTCACCGTCGGCACCGTGGGATTCACCCCCGGGAAGCGGCTCGTGGGCCTGCGGGTCGTCCCGGAGGGCGGCGGCCGCCTCGGCTTCGGCCGGGTCGTGCTGCGCACGCTGCTGCTCGCCCTCGTCATCCCGGCGCTGGTCTGGGACCGCGACGGGCGCGGCCTGCACGACCGCCTCGCGCGCGCCGTCCAGGTCCGCATCTAGGAAGACGCACGACAGAAGGGGCGCCCCGGACCGATCGGTCCGGGGCGCCCCTTCTGTCGTATACGAAGATCGCCTGAACGGGTCAGCGCATCTTTCCGCCGCGCGGCATCCGCGTGCCCTTGGGCATCGGGCCCTTCGGCAGCGGCATGTTGCTCATGAGGTCACCCATGGCGCGCAGCTTGTCGTTGACCTGGGTGATCTGCGGGCCGGCCAGGACGCGCGGCAGCTTGAGCAGCGTCGTACGGAGCTTCTTCAGCGGGACCTCGCCCTCGCCGGTGCCCACGATGAAGTCGTGCACCGGGACGTCCGGCATGATCCGGGCCAGCTTCCGCTTCTCGGCGGCGAGCATCGGCTTGAGCCGGTTCGCGTTGCCCTCGGCGATCAGCACGACGCCGGCCTTGCCCACGGCCCGGTGGACGATGTCCTGGCTCCGGTTCATCGCGACGGCCGGGGTGGTCGTCCAGCCCCGCCCCACGTTGTCCAGTACGGCCGCGGCCGCGCCCGGCTGTCCCTCCATCTGCCCGAAGGCAGCCCGCTCGGCCCGCCGTCCGAAGACGATCGCCATCGCGAGGAACGCCACCAGGAAGCCCAGGATGCCCAGGTAGACCGGGTGGTCGATCAGGAAGCCGATCGCGAGAAAGACACCGAAGGTGACGATTCCCACGCCCGCGACGATCAGACCGACCTTCGGGTCGGCCTTGCGCGTCATCTTGTACGTCAGGGCGATCTGCTTCAGTCGCCCGGGGTTCGCAGCAGTCTCTGCGTTTGACTTCCTCGCCATAGAGCGAAGTTTACGTGGCCTGCGGGGTCCGGGTCGCCGCGGCCTCAAGTACGTGTTCGGTTTCGACCCGGTCCTTGGCTCTGCGGCGGTCCTCCAGTACGGCGGTCCACGCGTTGCGGCGGGCGCCGCTCATGAGCAGGGACTCGAAGCCCCGGAAGGCGTCGGTGAACGACGGAATGGCAATGGCGCGTACGGGCGCGGCCTGCATGATGTCGATCCCTTTCACGGTGCTCACGGTGCTCGTCGGGGGGCCGAGGTGCACGGCGGGGAGGGTCAGCGGTGTGTGCGGTGCGTGGACCCATCGTCACTGACTGGTGTTACCAGGGCATGACCGCTCGGTCAAACGGTGATGAAACATTTACGCGGCCCGCCGGGCTCTTCGTTACAAAAGAGCCTAGGGGCCGCGTCGATGCGGTGTTACCCGTTGGTAAGACTTTGTGCGTGAGTTCACACAGTCCGGGTGGTAGCGCGCGTCACACCCTCACGCGCGTCCCCCGGACCCGGCTGCGCTTCTCCGTCCCCGCGGTCGAGCTCCACCTCGCCACCGCTCCGGCCGAGTGCCCGCCCTCGTACCTCGGGCGGACCCTCAACCTGCGCTCAGACTCGGCTGCGCTTCTCCATCGCCTGCTGGTAGAGGCGGCCGGCCCGGTACGAGGAGCGGACCAGCGGGCCCGACATCACGCCGGAGAAGCCGATCTCCTCGGCCTCCTTCGCCAGCTCCACGAACTCGGCCGGCTTCACCCAGCGCTCGACGGGGTGGTGCCGCGGCGAAGGCCGCAGGTACTGGGTGATGGTGATGAGCTCGCAGCCGGCCTCGTGCAGCTCCTTCAGCGCCTCCGAGACCTCCTCGCGCTCCTCGCCCATGCCCAGGATCAGGTTGGACTTCGTGACGAGGCCGTAGGCGCGGGCCTGCCGGATCACGTCGAGCGAGCGCTCGTAGCGGAAGCCGGGGCGGATCCGCTTGAAGATCCGCGGCACCGTCTCGACGTTGTGCGCGAAGACCTCGGGGCGGGAGGCGAAGACCTCCTCCAGCAGCTCCGGGACCGCGTTGAAGTCGGGGGCCAGCAGCTCGACCTTGGTGTGGCCGGCCTCGCGGCCCGCCGTCTGCTGGTGGATCTGGCGCACGGTCTCCGCGTACAGCCAGGCACCGCCGTCGGCCAGGTCGTCGCGCGCGACGCCCGTGATGGTGGCGTAGTTCAGGTCCATCGTGACGACCGACTCGCCGACGCGGCGCGGCTCGTCCCGGTCCAGGGCCTCGGGCTTGCCCGTGTCGATCTGGCAGAAGTCACAGCGCCGGGTGCACTGGTCGCCGCCGATGAGGAAGGTGGCCTCGCGGTCCTCCCAGCATTCGTAGATGTTGGGGCAACCGGCCTCCTGGCACACGGTGTGCAGTCCTTCGCCC contains these protein-coding regions:
- the glnA gene encoding type I glutamate--ammonia ligase, producing the protein MFQNADEVKQYIEENDVKFVDVRFCDLPGVMQHFTIPARAFDPAEELAFDGSSIRGFQAIHESDMALRADITTARLDPFRKDKTLNINFFIHDPITGEAYSRDPRNIAKKAEAYLASTGIADTAYFGPEAEFYVFDSVRFATSANEGFYHIDSEAGAWNTGSEENNRGYKVRYKGGYFPVAPVDHFADLRAEISLELDAQGLQVERQHHEVGTGGQAEINYKFNTLLAAADDLMLFKYIVKNVAWRNGKTATFMPKPIFGDNGSGMHVHQSLWANGDPLFYDEAGYAGLSDTARYYIGGILKHAPSLLAFTNPTVNSYHRLVPGFEAPVNMVYSQRNRSAAMRIPITGSNPKAKRVEFRAPDPSSNPYLAFAALLLAGLDGVKNKIEPMEPIDKDLYELSPDEHASVPQVPTSLEDVLKALENDHEYLLAGGVFTPDLIETWIDYKRTHEIAPIALRPHPHEFEMYFDI
- a CDS encoding RDD family protein, with protein sequence MDNRQALGSWLSGPRAAAEDMGVDFGYPGQRLGLPQEGSGSAARFGRRFGAVAIDWIGCQVIAYGLITGGNATATGNWTLALFVVLSILTVGTVGFTPGKRLVGLRVVPEGGGRLGFGRVVLRTLLLALVIPALVWDRDGRGLHDRLARAVQVRI
- a CDS encoding DUF4191 domain-containing protein; the protein is MARKSNAETAANPGRLKQIALTYKMTRKADPKVGLIVAGVGIVTFGVFLAIGFLIDHPVYLGILGFLVAFLAMAIVFGRRAERAAFGQMEGQPGAAAAVLDNVGRGWTTTPAVAMNRSQDIVHRAVGKAGVVLIAEGNANRLKPMLAAEKRKLARIMPDVPVHDFIVGTGEGEVPLKKLRTTLLKLPRVLAGPQITQVNDKLRAMGDLMSNMPLPKGPMPKGTRMPRGGKMR
- the lipA gene encoding lipoyl synthase, coding for MSAVAPDGRKMLRLEVRNSQTPIERKPEWIKTRAKMGPEYTKMQALVKGEGLHTVCQEAGCPNIYECWEDREATFLIGGDQCTRRCDFCQIDTGKPEALDRDEPRRVGESVVTMDLNYATITGVARDDLADGGAWLYAETVRQIHQQTAGREAGHTKVELLAPDFNAVPELLEEVFASRPEVFAHNVETVPRIFKRIRPGFRYERSLDVIRQARAYGLVTKSNLILGMGEEREEVSEALKELHEAGCELITITQYLRPSPRHHPVERWVKPAEFVELAKEAEEIGFSGVMSGPLVRSSYRAGRLYQQAMEKRSRV